The sequence CTTCCTGGACATCTACTACGGCGCCATGGTGCCCGTCAACATCCTCAACCTGTACCACTGGGGGAGCTACAAGGTGTGGCTGTCCGTCAAGTTCTCCTACGGCGTCAAGGACACCAGCGGGCCCCTGTTCCTGTCCTGCATCTGCTTGGACCGCTTCGTGGCCGTGCTGTTCCCCATCGCCTTCGGCACCCTCCGGGCGCCCCGCTACCGCATCAGCCTCTCCACGCTGGTGCTGGGCCTCACCTTGGCCTACGCCTCGGCCAAGACGGTGGGCGGCCTGCCCAACTTTGAGAAGGTGTTCACGGGGGAGATCCTGGCCGTGTTCGTGTGGATGATCGTGTGCAACGCCGCCATCCTGCTGGCGCTGAAGAGGTCCCGCGGCGCGGGCAAGGACGCGATGCACCCCATGAAGAAGAAGGCCTTCAAGATGGTGCTGGCCATCCTGGTGCTCACTGTGTGCAACTACCTGCCGCCCGTGGCCCTGTTCCCCTTCGAGGACGCCTACGCGCCCAACGTGTTCCGCTGCTACGTGCAGCCCGTGGGGTTCGCATTCCTCAACGTCAGCAGCAGCACCCAGCCACTGATCTTCCTGTCCCGGCTGGAGAGGTCGTCCTTCCTGCCCGAGTGCTGTGTGAAGTGGTGTTTCCCCGTACCGGCGAAGCAGGAGGAAGGGAAGTCCCCAGCAACAGTCAGTACAAGCGTCTGAAGCCTCGCCTGCCTGAATGTGAAGAGGGTGTAGGTGGTTTGCCTAAAAGATGAGCTACACTCATCTTTGCCCCAACAACACTAGATAGCTAGTTCAGGATGGAATATGCAGAGTGAAtgtgtttgattttgtttggCCATTAttatcatttgtgtttgtgtctttgtataCAGCTCTTTGATTGTAAAGTATATGTGGTCTATATTTAATTCATTTGAATGTACTATTGTATTGGAAATATTTTCAAAGAACTGTCAATTGagcaataataaaaaacaatcatgtttcATAACCTCTTTGAACCACTGTTGGCCGTAGTTCTGTATGACTGCAGCGCCATCGTGTGTTTAATAATAAAACTACACAGACTCGATTTGCAATCCTTCATTGTgtcaaaaaaaatatcaaagtgACAGCAGTGATCTCCTTACAATTTAACTATTTCCATGAATTGTTTCCCTAAATGTACAGAGGTGATTTGATCAATTGCAAACACATAACAAacaattgtgttaaaaaaagaTCCCTACATAGCCTATGTCCTTGTTAAAGTGCAAATATCATGGTTCAACAACACTGACGTCCCTACTTCACTTGTTATACCATGATGGCACAAACCATAGTCCCCACAAAAAGCAAATTTCTGTCAAGTTGACAGAATTACAACTTATCCACACATCCCGTGGTGGATTTGCTGTCATATAACTTGCGCAGATCCTTCTTTATGCAAAGCCGTTACCATCACACTCTCTGGTAAGATTCTCAGTGGATGCTGGCTGTGGGTGTAAAAATACGGAAGCACCATCTCGGTGAACGTGCTCTCGAACGTGTAGAGCAGCCTGTCGTCACCGGAACAGTCAAAGAAACACAGCGTCCCTTTGTTATAGTCCAGCTGTACTTTGATTCGGCTTATGGGCGCCTCTGTGGCCAGCGACAGGGTCGTCGGCGGCGAGGTCATGGCCCTGAACTCCCCGCCTCGATAACACAAGGTCCAGAAGCCGTTCTCCGGCCTCGCAGAGATTACGACATTCCTCGGAGCAGACACGGAGGTCACACCCAGGAGCCAATCCCGGTTGCTTCCTGTTTCGACGATCCAGTGGTGATGACTTCCTGAGCCTAGGGCGTTCGTGCCAACGACTTCAGCGCTCATTTGGAAACGCTCCGGGTTGTCAGGGCAACCGTAAGACAAGCCAGAATAATAAAGGGAAGTGAGGTCATCGGACAGGATGAGGTAGGGGTGTGCTGTATTTGGGTCCAGGGTCACTGGAGCTGACAGACAAGGAAAAACATGACTAAATTAAAGAGCCATGGGCAGAAATAGATTTCATTGCTGTTATGAGCCACACATTAAACAATGGTGGTGATCAATAATTATGAGGACTCACTGTACTCAATATAGTGGTTCATGTTCTCCCAGATCGAGTACTTGAGATTGCTTAGATGTTTGGACACGTCAATCAGGGTTCCAGACATGGAAACTGGACAGAGTGGTAGACTGCTGCATCTGCAAAAATCAATTATAAAAAACCACAtcaattcaaatatatatattcttttctCAGTAAGAAATTAGGAAAATGTCATAGATATAGGCCTACCTTTCCCGAGTGCCTTTAAAGTtctggaaaaacaaacaaacacatcttgTCAGCTTGGGAAGACAAGTTAGAAATGCAGGCCTAATACACACATGTAGTCAGTGTCGTAATAATAATTCAGACCTGCAAGAGGGCCATGTCCTCTGCATTCAGCTCAGACTCCAGGAAGTTGAAACTCTCCTCGAGGAAGAGCATTTCTTCTGAGATCTCGCTGACCTTATCCCTCATCCCCGATATCTTCtggtcttcctccctcttcAGAGCAGCCAGCCTTTCAGATTCCTCCCGGTGAAGGACATGGTGGAGCCGCTCAAACTGGGCCTTGATCTCCTGCCGTGTGCCTATAGCCTGGTTCTGGAATAGATACATGCATCAACTGATGCCTAGTGCATTACTCTGCGCTAACTCATGTtattgtcgttgttgttgttgttgttgttttaaactAGGTTGTGCAGCACTTGGAATCTGTTGCAGTTACTCCAATTTTGATTATTTGCTTCGATTTCTCTCAGTCTCCCTTTTTGTCTGCTTTTGAATAAAAATGTCTGCTGAACGACCCAATGTGAATGTGAACAAATGTACTTGTGAAGGGACCAGATATGTTTGgatctcaatctttgtgtgaaAGTGCCAGGTGTTGCTGAAAGGTTACCTTAATGTAATCAATGGTGTCGTTTGAGTTGCTGTGGATTATTTTGAGGCTGTCCATTTTTTCCTGTAGACTCGTCAGGGTGGTGCTGAGTTCCCCCTGCCCGCCAGAGAGATTAAGCGATTACAAACATGTGATGGTGTTACGAAAATAACAATCCCCAAATGGTCTGGAGAGATTTATCAGTGGAATGTCTGAACATAAATCTCTGCTGCACAACACCAGATGAGCACATGTCTCCGGCGTGTTAAACCAGAAGAACGACATTCTTCAAACCAGGGCAGGGTACAGCTATTGGCTTTACACAACGAATAATACACAATCAAAACAAGGCACAAACATGCTCTGTCTCGCCGGTCTCACCCTGCAGTCGACGACTGCCTCCTCCAACGTGGAGCAATCGTGGTTCTTGTGCGTTTTGGACATGTGGCAAACCAGGCAAATGGGCTGTTTATCCACCAGGCAGAAGAGTTTTAGCTTCTCCCCATGGAGGTCACAGTtcagctccttctccttctccttctccttctccgagCTCGAGCTCTCTCGCCGGGCCACCTGCACGGTCTCACAGAGGTTTCTCAGGGCCAGGTTGGTGGTTGGGGACGCTTTCGAGGCTCTCTTCCTGCACATGGGGCACTCTCGTGACCCAGAGGTCTCCCAGCAACGCTTCACACACTCCCTGCAGAAGCTGTGACTGCAGGACAGCAGAACGGGGTCTATGAAGATGTCACAGCATACAGGACACTCTAGGTCATCCACCGGCAAAGACATGATCCTCCTCGGTGTGCGAACCGACCAGAAAAGACAATTACGAACTCCACAGGGTCACATGTCCAAAAATAGAAGCTTTCTGTGTGTCCAGAGGGCGAAAACGGTTGAAAACCTTCCATTTCCTGAATGccaccattttattttttttagataaCAAAAACCCCCCTCGCTCAAGTTTCCTAGTGTTTACAGCAGAAGCTCCAACGCTACTGAGCAGTTGAATACCACTTCTCTCTGCAACAGCCCTGGGAAACAGGAAGTAAAAGCCTGATTGGCCAATGTTTGGATAGCTGAAAACGGGTTGAAAGGTTGCTGAAGGTTTGGTGTGAATCATCCCGGCCATGTGGAATGCATTCACTGTTGTGTGATGGTATTGTGGTGGGCATTCCCGGGCCCACGTCAAGCGTTATCTAACGTTAACCTTTGTGCCTGGGGTATACCGAGCACGAGGGAGCAGAGATCCCCTTATGCATTGTTCTCCTTGATGAGAATACAGGTAACTCTGTCCTTTAAgtaaacattatttgatttgattattgACACCGATAATGTGGGCTCTCATAGTGGTGACTTCTCAGTTGGAACCTTTGACCACCCCAAGGTTGTCAGCGACAGGGACGTCGTTaggcttttttgttttttttgtcaaggAAATCGTAACATGACGTAAATACACTTAACATAATAAGACAGAATAtgagttgaaataaatactaatacaattaGAAGTGGTCTTTAATTTGGATTAAAATTGTTCCCGAGAGCGCATTGATGGATACATTTTCTAACCCATTTTCCTTGAACTCACCCGAATATGTATGCTTAAATTATACCAAGTCTTACATTTGTtagcatatttatattttttacatccTGAAGACGCAGGAGAGGGAAGCAGGAGGTCTTAAGGCAAGTAAAGAAAAGAGAGTGAGCCAGAAAACAGGCCCTGATAGATGCTCTGCTGttctaataaatgatgaattAAAGAACCTCTTCAAAGATGTGATCAAAAAATGTTGGCACGCACTTCGGAAACTGCTATgggctaagcccccccagcCTCTAAATTCTAGTGACGTCCTTGGTCAGCGAAAAGGCATCATCAACAAATGGAAGTTATCGAAACAGAatgtgaaaatattttttttccattaCAGTATATCTGCAGAATAGCCCATGTCTGTTCTGTTGTAAGAGTGCTATATGCATTAGCGTCTAAGAAAAACTAGCGTCTAAGAGATTTAAAATAAAACCATGTAAAATTTCAACTGGTTTAAATAACATAACCTGTACATATCTATAGTCAATACTGATTCATAGGTGATTTCAATAATATTATTAAAATTAAATCCTAGAACTGATTCAttctacaaaaataaaataaaatcctaAAATCAGATTTATTCCACAACTGTAAAATGCcaacctctctctttgtttacaggaaTCGTACCATAGACCATCCCGAAACCCCACCCACTCACACCACCCAGACAGCAGAGCTATGCTAGCTCGTCATAGCGGAGAGAACAATGTCTTagaggtttttttttaactctgaaAGCCTCCTGCCTCACTAGGATGGGCTCAATCCTACACATTACATTTTTAAAGCACTAACAATGTTTTTATCTGGTCTAAAATAGCACAAATCAAGGCTCCATTTGGGAACCGGGATTTAATCTGTTACATAATCCCTTTTGCTGACAAAAGCTAATATAGCTACTTACATGAATCAGGGCTCCCACACAATGGACGGTCATACTGATAATAATGTTTACAGTAGCCTATAACAGTACTATTAAGACGCTATCTTATACAAAGGTAATTCTCATTATGAATGTACTTCTCCCCCAAATCCCCTCACCCCGTCCTTCCTCCAAAACATGCACggacatgcacatgcaaacacacaaatacacacatgcacgcacgcacacacacacacacacacacacacacacacacacacacacacacacacatacacacacacacacacacacacacacacacacacacacacacacacacacacacacacacactacccaatTATTTATTTCTCGCACACATATGGGTCGATTGAACTAGCATGACACAGAAACATCCAGGAAGTGTACAGAATATTTGGGATGAATTTTATGGGGGAAGAGagagctaaagagagagagatggagagggagagagatagagatagagagacaccgAGGGACACATAAAGACGGAGATATCGCTGTGTCACATAGGAAGTCTTGTATAGCAGCATCCTATCCGCCATCTCCACGAGTTTAGgttactccctctctcctccgctcTTTGGTTACCATGGCGATGACGTCATCTTGCGCCACAAGTATTCAGCCCAGTAGACGCCTACAGAGGCGGTCCAAACCAGTCAGCTGCTACCCAGCCGAAGGAACAACAGGAGCGTTCTCTCAGATTTTTGACGAAAAGAATATCCAACCCTTCATACAAAATGCGCGAAATAGTGCACTTGCAGGCCGGCCAGTGCGGAAACCAGATTGGAGCTAAGGTATATGTATGGTGTAAATGCAAATACGATTGTGGATGACTTTGTTCGGGCATGCTGCGTAGCAAGATTTAATCTTGACGTATTTTTCTAGAAACGCAGCGAGGTAACGGACTCTGCTGCAAAGGAATCGCTTGCATTCTACGTCTATAGTCTACATTATATCAATGCATTGACATGATTGCTCGCTTGGTGTTTTTCTTCATTAAACAGATTTTTGCCTTTGCATCAATAGCATAGTCAGTTTAGCACAGATGTGACGAGTAGCGGGTGGAAACAATAGTGATCGGTAGCCATCCATCCCCTGGGCGGCTTACGTCGTATCAGGCCTTGCAGGCCATAGGCCTATAGACTTAATCAGTGAGCATGTCTGGTCGCCTCTCCCTTTTACTGGATTGTATCGATGACTGCTTCTGCTATGCCTTCACTATTGATCGTATGATTAGGTAGGCCTGCTTTAGGCTAGGCTACGTTCGGTTTTGCTCATCCGCCACCGTCCTTATCCATTCATGAAGTCAGGTGGAATACGCGGATGTTCATTGTTCATTCCCTTGTTTTCCGTGGAAATAGATTTGTAAGGGAAATATAATTCGATCGTGATTATTAACCCAAATCCAGGCTGAACGATGCGCGGATAATCCTTTCTTCTTCGGGTAGCCTACTCCCATCTGCGCAATTAAAAAAGCGTTCACGGTTATGTCATTACTAATGGTCTGGTTAGCTGTTCCCAACGGGGTGCATTATGATGCAAGATGATGCAAACCCATTGTCATCcagttttctattttttatcatttaaaaaaatggtaGAATAAACGTCAGATTTCCGGATTCACATCCAACCATCTATGACAGGTGCACAgtaaaatgtttgtgttgtagGGTTGTAATTTCCAATTATTTCGAAAGTCGAATTATCCCACGATTATTTTTTGATGAATAGGCCTAATTTATTCTGCAAAATGTCGTTCGACTTTTATGTCGAACGACTAATTGGTAACTCAACAAATCGTTACAGCCGAAATGGGTTGCTTTGCAAAGTCCAGACCCAGCCTAGTTTGAATATTATTTGTGTAGAGGAAGCCGAATAAattatttgaataaaaaaacgAATCATAAACGGTTGCCCCATATAAAGCCCTCTATCGACCTGCTGTGTCGTAGCTATAACCGAGTAACAGCCGTGCTGGTTCAGTATTGCGGCACTCCCTCTCGTGTGATGTATGTTAATTATACAATTAGTTGTAAtgcaacatttttttaaattattttccaTCCTGTATTTTTCACGGTTTCCCGTCGTGCCTGTAGTTCTGGGAGGTGATCAGCGATGAGCATGGCATAGACCCCACCGGTGCCTACCATGGGGACAGTGATCTGCAGCTGGACCGGATCAGCGTCTACTACAACGAGGCATCAGGTATAGGCCTGAACACGCCCGTAGCTCACACAGAGCACTTCCTCACACAAAGTGTCCTGTGCATTATTGACGTGCGGGATCTTAACTTGAAACCCAGGCCGGTAAAAAACAAGGTGTGGTGCATTGGCTTACAATTTCTCAATCTTGCAGGTGGGAAGTATGTTCCCCGTGCTATCCTGGTGGATCTGGAGCCCGGAACCATGGACTCGGTCAGGTCAGGCCCATTCGGACAGATCTTCAGGCCCGACAACTTTGTCTTTGGTAGGTCTTTGAATGTTCTATGAATACGTTTTTGCTAAGTGTGTTTTTATGGCTCTCCCCTTCTTGGTCGACTCCCTGAACTGACTCAAATTTCATCCGTTTGAACCCAAGGCCAAAGCGGAGCAGGAAACAACTGGGCGAAGGGTCACTACACCGAGGGAGCCGAGCTGGTGGACTCGGTCATGGACGTGGTGAGGAAGGAGGCGGAGAGCTGCGACTGCCTGCAGGGCTTCCAGCTCACCcactccctgggggggggcacaggcTCCGGCATGGGCACCCTGCTCATCAGCAAGATCCGCGAAGAGTACCCCGACCGCATCATGAACACCTTCAGCGTGGTGCCCTCGCCCAAGGTGTCGGACACAGTGGTGGAGCCCTACAACGCCACCCTCTCCGTCCACCAGCTGGTCGAGAACACGGACGAGACCTACTGCATCGACAACGAGGCCCTCTACGACATCTGCTTCCGCACGCTCAAGCTGACCACGCCCACCTACGGCGACCTCAACCACCTGGTGTCGGCCACCATGAGCGGCGTCACCACCTGCCTCCGCTTCCCCGGCCAGCTCAACGCCGACCTCCGCAAGCTGGCCGTCAACATGGTGCCCTTCCCCCGCCTCCACTTCTTCATGCCGGGCTTCGCCCCGctcaccagcagggggagccagCAGTACCGCGCCCTGTCCGTGCCC comes from Gadus macrocephalus chromosome 2, ASM3116895v1 and encodes:
- the LOC132446180 gene encoding zinc-binding protein A33, producing the protein MSLPVDDLECPVCCDIFIDPVLLSCSHSFCRECVKRCWETSGSRECPMCRKRASKASPTTNLALRNLCETVQVARRESSSSEKEKEKEKELNCDLHGEKLKLFCLVDKQPICLVCHMSKTHKNHDCSTLEEAVVDCRGELSTTLTSLQEKMDSLKIIHSNSNDTIDYIKNQAIGTRQEIKAQFERLHHVLHREESERLAALKREEDQKISGMRDKVSEISEEMLFLEESFNFLESELNAEDMALLQNFKGTRERCSSLPLCPVSMSGTLIDVSKHLSNLKYSIWENMNHYIEYTPVTLDPNTAHPYLILSDDLTSLYYSGLSYGCPDNPERFQMSAEVVGTNALGSGSHHHWIVETGSNRDWLLGVTSVSAPRNVVISARPENGFWTLCYRGGEFRAMTSPPTTLSLATEAPISRIKVQLDYNKGTLCFFDCSGDDRLLYTFESTFTEMVLPYFYTHSQHPLRILPESVMVTALHKEGSAQVI
- the LOC132446195 gene encoding G-protein coupled receptor 183-like, which translates into the protein MADYVYNTTNSTTPTYPLDHTGALNATHAPFSPFEGCELMAEGILFDLIVQCVNVVMGIPANILVIAVLLRNRKEPSTSDLFLGCLAFLDIYYGAMVPVNILNLYHWGSYKVWLSVKFSYGVKDTSGPLFLSCICLDRFVAVLFPIAFGTLRAPRYRISLSTLVLGLTLAYASAKTVGGLPNFEKVFTGEILAVFVWMIVCNAAILLALKRSRGAGKDAMHPMKKKAFKMVLAILVLTVCNYLPPVALFPFEDAYAPNVFRCYVQPVGFAFLNVSSSTQPLIFLSRLERSSFLPECCVKWCFPVPAKQEEGKSPATVSTSV
- the tubb4bl gene encoding tubulin beta-4B chain, with protein sequence MREIVHLQAGQCGNQIGAKFWEVISDEHGIDPTGAYHGDSDLQLDRISVYYNEASGGKYVPRAILVDLEPGTMDSVRSGPFGQIFRPDNFVFGQSGAGNNWAKGHYTEGAELVDSVMDVVRKEAESCDCLQGFQLTHSLGGGTGSGMGTLLISKIREEYPDRIMNTFSVVPSPKVSDTVVEPYNATLSVHQLVENTDETYCIDNEALYDICFRTLKLTTPTYGDLNHLVSATMSGVTTCLRFPGQLNADLRKLAVNMVPFPRLHFFMPGFAPLTSRGSQQYRALSVPELTQQMFDAKNMMAACDPRHGRYLTVAAVFRGRMSMKEVDEQMLNVQNKNSSYFVEWIPNNVKTAVCDIPPRGLKMSATFIGNSTAIQELFKRISEQFTAMFRRKAFLHWYTGEGMDEMEFTEAESNMNDLVSEYQQYQDATAEEGEFEEEGEEEVA